A single region of the Brienomyrus brachyistius isolate T26 chromosome 10, BBRACH_0.4, whole genome shotgun sequence genome encodes:
- the LOC125750915 gene encoding transcriptional activator protein Pur-alpha-like, translating to MADRDSASEQSAAAAAAATAVGPLHPSPGGAGSSPGLQHETQELASKRVDIQNKRFYLDVKQNAKGRFLKIAEVGAAGNKSRLTLSMSVAVEFRDYLGDFIEHYAQLGPSNPDKVQDEPRRALKSEFLVRENRKYYMDLKENQRGRFLRIRQTVNRGPGLGFAQGQTIALPAQGLIEFRDALAKLIDDYGVEEEPVELPEGTSLTVDNKRFFFDVGSNKYGVFMRVSEVKPTYRNSITVPHKVWSKFGQTFCKYAEEMRRIQERERRSCEPHPEEPRADDDGDDDD from the coding sequence ATGGCGGATAGAGATAGTGCATcggaacagtcagcagcagcagcagcggcgGCGACAGCtgtgggccccctgcacccatcTCCAGGGGGGGCGGGTTCGTCCCCGGGGCTGCAGCATGAAACGCAAGAGCTCGCCTCTAAACGAGTCGACATCCAAAACAAACGCTTCTACTTGGACGTAAAGCAGAACGCAAAGGGTCGCTTCCTAAAGATAGCAGAGGTTGGGGCCGCAGGAAACAAGAGCCGCCTCACTCTGTCTATGTCGGTTGCTGTGGAGTTTCGGGACTACCTGGGGGACTTCATCGAGCACTATGCTCAGTTAGGGCCCAGCAATCCGGACAAAGTACAGGACGAACCGCGTAGGGCACTGAAGAGTGAATTTCTCGTCCGGGAGAATAGGAAGTATTACATGGACCTTAAGGAGAACCAGCGGGGCAGGTTCCTGCGGATCCGGCAGACCGTCAACCGGGGGCCCGGTCTGGGATTCGCTCAAGGCCAGACGATCGCTCTTCCCGCCCAGGGACTCATCGAGTTCCGCGATGCTCTGGCCAAGCTGATCGACGACTACGGGGTGGAAGAGGAGCCGGTCGAGCTGCCGGAGGGCACCTCGCTGACGGTCGACAACAAGCGCTTCTTCTTCGACGTGGGCTCCAACAAGTACGGCGTCTTCATGAGAGTCAGCGAAGTGAAGCCTACGTACCGCAACTCCATCACCGTGCCCCACAAGGTGTGGTCCAAGTTCGGCCAGACGTTTTGTAAATACGCCGAGGAGATGCGGCGGATCCAGGAGCGTGAGAGACGCTCGTGCGAGCCGCATCCCGAGGAGCCGCGCGCCGACGACGACGGCGACGATGACGATTGA